From Arthrobacter sp. FW306-2-2C-D06B, a single genomic window includes:
- a CDS encoding ABC transporter substrate-binding protein, which produces MKFASSAKFAAVALTAALALTACGGGSTSSGGSTGPVDGKGKKLSVLVNSSAAYPAQQKQWFTDIAAKFKAQTGADIQFETFASANDELTRIQTSVVSGQGPDVYSLGTTFTPTAYATKAFVTLSDDDWKKVGGKDKFNQAALGISGPDAQHQAGIPFVSRPFVMAYNKDILKAAGIDKPATSWDELATQAKKMTDPSTGTFGLATGYKDSFDPWKFIWAMSVQAGNPLVDGKTLKLDDPAVKKAYETYFGWLTKDKVVDPASIGWSNSNAVAAFASGKAGYLMMTTSSSLPTLDKSAVAGKYAYTAMPTTAPGQSSPQGDAANAASILSGDNVVVADYSKQKDLAFAYVNLITSKDEQLNYQKIFGDLPANAEALKALNNPVLQPVADTAAKSKATPFTGAWGDIQLALLNVVVQSIPDLSKGSVDDSSLQARLKDAQSKGQASLDRASK; this is translated from the coding sequence ATGAAGTTTGCATCGTCCGCCAAATTTGCCGCTGTTGCCCTAACAGCAGCCCTAGCTTTGACCGCCTGCGGAGGCGGCAGCACCAGCTCCGGGGGGAGCACCGGACCCGTTGACGGAAAGGGCAAGAAGTTGAGCGTCCTGGTCAACTCCAGCGCCGCCTATCCCGCCCAGCAGAAGCAATGGTTCACCGACATTGCGGCCAAGTTCAAGGCGCAGACCGGTGCCGACATCCAATTCGAAACCTTCGCTTCGGCCAACGATGAACTGACCCGCATCCAGACGTCCGTCGTCTCCGGACAGGGACCCGACGTCTACAGCCTCGGTACCACCTTCACGCCCACCGCGTATGCAACCAAGGCGTTCGTGACGTTGTCCGACGACGACTGGAAAAAAGTAGGCGGGAAAGACAAGTTCAACCAGGCTGCCCTTGGAATTTCCGGCCCGGACGCCCAGCACCAAGCGGGCATTCCCTTTGTCAGCCGGCCGTTCGTGATGGCCTACAACAAGGACATCCTGAAAGCGGCCGGGATCGACAAGCCCGCCACCAGCTGGGACGAGCTTGCAACACAGGCCAAGAAGATGACCGATCCGTCCACGGGCACCTTCGGCCTCGCCACGGGCTACAAGGACAGCTTTGACCCCTGGAAGTTCATCTGGGCCATGTCAGTCCAGGCAGGAAACCCGCTCGTGGACGGCAAAACGCTCAAGCTTGACGACCCGGCCGTCAAGAAAGCCTATGAAACCTACTTCGGCTGGCTTACCAAGGACAAGGTAGTCGATCCGGCTTCCATCGGGTGGAGCAACAGCAATGCCGTTGCCGCCTTTGCCTCGGGCAAGGCTGGATACCTCATGATGACGACATCGAGTTCCCTCCCGACTCTCGACAAGTCGGCTGTCGCGGGAAAGTACGCCTACACGGCCATGCCGACGACGGCCCCGGGCCAGTCGTCTCCGCAGGGCGATGCCGCGAATGCGGCCAGCATCCTGTCCGGTGACAACGTGGTTGTTGCCGACTACTCGAAGCAGAAGGACCTTGCCTTCGCTTACGTCAACCTGATCACGTCCAAGGACGAGCAGTTGAACTACCAGAAGATCTTCGGAGACCTGCCGGCCAACGCCGAAGCCCTGAAGGCTTTGAACAACCCTGTCCTCCAACCGGTTGCCGACACCGCGGCGAAGTCCAAGGCCACGCCGTTCACCGGAGCTTGGGGCGACATCCAGCTCGCTCTCCTCAACGTAGTGGTCCAGTCGATCCCCGATCTCTCCAAGGGTTCCGTGGACGACTCCAGCCTCCAGGCGCGCCTCAAGGACGCACAATCCAAGGGCCAGGCCTCACTTGACCGGGCATCGAAGTAA
- a CDS encoding carbohydrate ABC transporter permease has protein sequence MSTDSLTAGKSARRKSSRAAKPDPQSPDNAPLRRKGLSERNRPLWMLIPGGLLMVIIIVVPLLLGIFMSGLDLDQYSLRQWVSAPFIGVQNFVEALTASPLLHAIWLSVSYSLLAMVVTIPLGIAGAVATQNAFKGRAVIRSIFLVPYVLPSFVVATVWRTMFQPGSVIDSALHSVGIDPGLWLNGPQSYWTLILVQIWASWPFVYLLALSGLQSVDHEVHEASALDGALWWNKLRYVVFPYLKGPLSLAFLIGMLHHINNFTLPFVLFGVPAPSDVELLPILTYVTSFQSFRFGLSAAMAFISLILIAIPLFVYLRAVKLDDAETPGGKK, from the coding sequence ATGTCCACCGATTCATTGACTGCGGGGAAGTCCGCGCGCCGCAAATCGTCACGCGCCGCAAAGCCGGACCCGCAGTCGCCGGACAACGCGCCCCTGCGCCGCAAGGGGCTGAGCGAACGTAACCGCCCGTTGTGGATGCTGATTCCAGGCGGCCTGCTGATGGTGATCATCATCGTGGTGCCGCTCCTCCTCGGCATCTTCATGTCGGGGCTGGACCTGGACCAGTATTCGCTGCGCCAGTGGGTCAGCGCTCCGTTCATCGGAGTCCAGAACTTCGTCGAAGCGCTGACCGCATCGCCTTTGCTGCACGCCATCTGGCTCAGCGTCAGCTACTCCTTGCTCGCCATGGTGGTCACTATCCCGCTCGGCATCGCCGGCGCCGTCGCGACCCAGAACGCGTTCAAGGGCCGGGCCGTGATCCGTTCCATCTTCCTGGTCCCCTACGTCCTTCCCTCCTTCGTGGTGGCCACCGTGTGGCGGACGATGTTCCAGCCGGGCAGCGTGATCGATTCGGCGCTGCATTCGGTAGGCATCGACCCCGGACTGTGGCTCAACGGTCCCCAGTCTTATTGGACCTTGATCCTGGTCCAGATCTGGGCGTCGTGGCCGTTCGTCTACCTGCTGGCATTGTCCGGGCTCCAGTCCGTGGACCATGAGGTCCACGAGGCATCGGCCCTTGACGGTGCGCTGTGGTGGAACAAACTCCGCTACGTGGTCTTCCCGTACCTGAAGGGCCCGCTCTCCTTGGCGTTCCTGATCGGCATGCTGCACCACATCAACAACTTCACCTTGCCATTCGTCCTGTTCGGGGTACCTGCTCCGTCCGATGTGGAGCTGCTCCCGATCCTCACCTACGTCACGAGCTTCCAGAGCTTCAGGTTCGGGCTCAGCGCAGCCATGGCCTTCATTTCGCTGATCCTGATCGCGATCCCCTTGTTCGTCTATCTGCGGGCCGTCAAACTCGACGACGCCGAAACTCCCGGAGGCAAAAAGTGA
- a CDS encoding carbohydrate ABC transporter permease yields MLAVILTLLCALVLIPVAYIFLASVNSDIGVARGEFFPSSFSFENYSTIWTSVGLATGLANSVLVAGSTAVVSALMSIATAYVLVRYQFRGRLTILRGLLGLQSVPGTLMVLPVFVLFSSSATYLGIQVIGTQWGLFITYLTFAMPFSTWVMVTYLRGLPRELEEAARIDGASNLGVLVRIILPLSWPGVVVSGIFAFLLGWNDVLFASVMTRPESQTAAVALQVFGASQEGGAIPYYGQMMAASLVCAAPVVILYLIFQRYLVGGLTAGGVK; encoded by the coding sequence ATGCTCGCCGTCATCCTGACACTGTTGTGTGCCCTGGTGCTGATTCCGGTGGCGTACATCTTCCTCGCGTCCGTGAACTCGGACATCGGGGTGGCCAGGGGCGAGTTCTTCCCGTCCAGCTTCTCCTTTGAGAACTACTCCACGATCTGGACGAGCGTTGGACTGGCCACGGGCTTGGCGAACAGCGTGCTCGTGGCAGGTTCCACCGCGGTGGTCTCCGCGCTGATGTCGATCGCCACCGCCTATGTCCTGGTGCGCTACCAGTTCCGCGGCCGTTTGACGATCCTTCGCGGGCTCCTCGGACTCCAGTCGGTTCCGGGCACCCTCATGGTGCTTCCGGTCTTCGTGCTGTTCTCTTCGTCCGCCACCTACCTGGGCATCCAGGTCATCGGCACGCAGTGGGGCTTGTTCATCACCTATCTGACGTTCGCGATGCCGTTCTCCACCTGGGTGATGGTCACCTATCTGCGCGGCCTGCCGCGCGAACTCGAAGAGGCGGCAAGGATCGACGGCGCCAGCAACCTGGGCGTGCTGGTGCGGATCATCCTCCCGCTGAGCTGGCCCGGCGTCGTCGTTTCCGGTATTTTCGCCTTCCTGCTCGGCTGGAACGACGTCCTGTTCGCCTCTGTCATGACGCGGCCAGAAAGCCAGACGGCCGCCGTCGCGCTCCAGGTTTTCGGCGCATCGCAAGAAGGCGGCGCGATTCCCTACTACGGCCAAATGATGGCGGCTTCCCTTGTGTGCGCCGCCCCGGTGGTCATCCTGTACCTGATTTTCCAGCGTTACCTAGTGGGCGGCCTGACCGCCGGAGGAGTCAAGTAA
- a CDS encoding sugar phosphate isomerase/epimerase family protein: MSTPAVEWELSGFGDEIDDDPKIQIAVMQALGANHIEVRSAWGTNIVDLDDAQLRELKSLLDAADMKVSAIASPIGKVDVSLPMEHEVERLRRAVNAAQVLGSRYIRIFSFYYGEDVAVESIRDAVIERMRALADVAEESGVVLLHENEKDIYGDIPERVLDIIETVASPALKVAWDAANFVQVGVKPFDDGYAKLRPHLEYLQVKDALFSNATVVPAGEGDGDVLRTVEALKADGYTGFASLEPHLAGAHGLGGFSGPTAFGIAARAFAKVLHEAGVETK, encoded by the coding sequence ATGAGCACGCCAGCTGTTGAATGGGAGCTCTCGGGCTTCGGCGACGAGATCGACGACGACCCCAAGATCCAGATTGCCGTGATGCAGGCATTGGGAGCCAACCACATTGAGGTCCGCAGCGCCTGGGGCACCAACATCGTGGATCTGGATGATGCGCAGCTCCGTGAACTGAAGTCCTTGCTGGATGCCGCGGACATGAAGGTTTCCGCGATCGCCTCGCCGATCGGGAAAGTGGACGTTTCCCTTCCCATGGAGCATGAGGTGGAACGGCTTCGCCGGGCAGTCAACGCCGCGCAGGTCCTGGGATCGCGCTACATCCGAATCTTCTCCTTTTACTACGGTGAGGACGTAGCGGTAGAGAGCATCCGGGATGCGGTCATCGAACGCATGCGTGCGCTCGCGGACGTGGCGGAAGAGTCCGGCGTCGTCCTTTTGCACGAAAACGAGAAGGACATCTATGGTGACATCCCCGAACGGGTCCTGGACATCATCGAAACCGTGGCCTCTCCCGCACTCAAAGTTGCTTGGGACGCGGCCAACTTCGTCCAGGTGGGCGTCAAGCCTTTTGACGACGGCTACGCCAAGCTCCGCCCGCACCTTGAATACCTGCAGGTGAAGGATGCCTTGTTCTCGAACGCCACCGTGGTCCCGGCGGGTGAGGGCGACGGCGATGTCCTCCGCACGGTTGAGGCCCTGAAGGCCGACGGGTACACAGGCTTCGCCAGCCTCGAGCCACACTTGGCAGGCGCCCATGGACTGGGCGGCTTCTCCGGCCCGACGGCGTTCGGGATTGCAGCGAGGGCATTCGCGAAAGTCCTCCATGAAGCAGGAGTGGAGACGAAGTGA
- a CDS encoding Gfo/Idh/MocA family protein, whose translation MSEVPNAPGAPAEIRAAIVGCGVIGRTHSAAVREFPEIVITALVDVVPEASEALAAKVEAQGDPKPAVFLTLAEALAAAPVDLVIISTPSGLHIQLALEALDAGKHVVIEKPLDVDLSQADEILAAAEAAEAKGLVATVISQHRFDPASRVVDEARRAGRFGTLTSAVASVSWWRSQGYYDSGAWRGTWAMDGGGAIMNQGVHTVDLLLWFLGRPLEISAKTALLAHEGVEVEDTAVATVTFESGALAVLHATTAAYPGLTVRLQVMGSKGSAVIDNDDLAYFHAADAADPSESSAMGILGGGNQAAVELAKYPDDTVEALDPTVYPAGHVRQYRDIIAAIREGRPAGVTVRDAVTALATVRALYVSATLGQPVLIADVIAGKYNNVEVRTGSAGAAHRQGVSA comes from the coding sequence GTGAGTGAAGTCCCAAATGCTCCAGGCGCTCCCGCGGAGATCCGGGCCGCAATCGTAGGGTGCGGAGTCATCGGACGCACCCACTCAGCGGCGGTCCGCGAGTTCCCGGAGATCGTCATCACGGCGCTGGTGGATGTGGTTCCCGAGGCTTCGGAGGCGCTTGCCGCCAAGGTCGAAGCCCAGGGCGACCCGAAGCCGGCAGTCTTCCTGACGCTGGCCGAGGCGCTCGCCGCCGCACCGGTTGACCTGGTCATCATCTCGACGCCGAGCGGGCTCCACATCCAACTGGCGCTGGAAGCGCTCGACGCCGGCAAGCACGTCGTGATCGAAAAGCCCCTTGACGTTGACTTGAGCCAGGCGGACGAGATCCTGGCTGCGGCCGAGGCTGCCGAGGCCAAGGGCCTGGTGGCCACGGTGATCAGCCAGCACCGCTTCGATCCCGCCAGCCGGGTGGTGGACGAGGCCCGTCGCGCCGGACGCTTCGGCACGCTTACCTCCGCCGTCGCCTCCGTCAGCTGGTGGCGAAGCCAGGGCTACTACGATTCGGGCGCGTGGCGTGGAACCTGGGCCATGGATGGCGGCGGCGCCATCATGAACCAGGGCGTACACACCGTTGACCTGCTTTTGTGGTTCCTCGGCCGACCCCTTGAGATCAGCGCCAAAACGGCGCTTCTCGCCCACGAAGGCGTTGAGGTGGAGGACACCGCCGTGGCTACCGTTACCTTCGAGTCCGGTGCCCTTGCCGTGTTGCACGCGACGACGGCGGCGTACCCCGGCTTGACCGTCCGCCTCCAGGTAATGGGCAGCAAGGGTTCCGCAGTGATCGACAACGACGACCTCGCGTACTTCCACGCGGCCGACGCCGCCGATCCTTCGGAAAGCAGTGCCATGGGCATTCTCGGCGGCGGGAACCAAGCCGCCGTCGAGCTCGCAAAATACCCGGACGACACCGTCGAAGCACTGGATCCCACGGTGTACCCGGCCGGACATGTCCGGCAGTATCGCGACATCATCGCGGCGATCCGGGAAGGCCGCCCCGCGGGCGTTACCGTCCGGGACGCCGTGACCGCCCTTGCCACTGTGCGGGCCTTGTATGTCTCGGCCACCCTGGGCCAGCCCGTGCTGATCGCTGACGTGATAGCCGGCAAGTACAACAATGTGGAGGTCCGCACCGGCAGCGCCGGCGCTGCCCACCGGCAGGGGGTATCGGCGTGA
- a CDS encoding sugar phosphate isomerase/epimerase family protein has translation MKFSVFTASTPEWSPQEAATKLAAQGWDGIEWRVTDQTEAAEPGFWAGNRATWPMTGLEDSIPEIARLTADAGLEFSGLGGYARCDNHDDVDRVLAATAALGAKQVRVNVLPLGNSNMGGPEPTGLPYPELFAATREHYEWVASRAAHHGVKALVELHHGTVTASASSARRLLEGLDPQHVGVIHDLGNLLIEGWESPLPALQLLGPYLAHVHVKNARWVRTDSKDEAGAAVWVNEWAPLAEGQASVLAYFRALADVGYDSWVTLEDFSTELPLEERTASNLAFVRKAAALAGYDVAASAPAS, from the coding sequence GTGAAGTTCTCCGTCTTCACCGCATCCACACCCGAATGGTCGCCGCAGGAAGCCGCCACCAAGCTTGCCGCCCAGGGGTGGGACGGCATCGAATGGCGCGTCACGGACCAGACAGAGGCAGCAGAACCAGGCTTCTGGGCCGGGAACCGTGCCACCTGGCCCATGACGGGCCTGGAGGATTCGATTCCGGAGATTGCCCGCCTCACCGCTGACGCAGGGCTGGAATTCTCCGGCCTCGGCGGCTACGCACGCTGCGACAACCACGACGACGTCGATCGTGTCCTCGCCGCGACCGCAGCCTTGGGTGCCAAGCAGGTCCGCGTGAACGTGCTGCCGCTGGGCAACTCGAATATGGGCGGCCCGGAACCCACCGGCCTGCCCTACCCGGAACTCTTTGCCGCCACCCGGGAACACTACGAGTGGGTTGCTTCCCGCGCCGCACACCATGGCGTGAAAGCCCTCGTGGAACTGCACCATGGAACAGTGACTGCGTCGGCCTCGTCGGCCCGTCGATTGCTGGAAGGGCTGGATCCGCAGCATGTCGGCGTTATCCATGACCTCGGCAATCTATTGATCGAGGGCTGGGAATCACCGTTGCCCGCCCTCCAGCTCTTGGGCCCCTATTTGGCGCATGTCCATGTGAAGAACGCCCGCTGGGTCCGCACCGACTCGAAAGACGAAGCGGGTGCGGCCGTGTGGGTCAACGAATGGGCTCCCTTGGCCGAAGGCCAAGCAAGCGTCCTCGCCTACTTCCGCGCGCTCGCAGATGTCGGCTACGACTCCTGGGTCACGCTGGAGGACTTTTCCACCGAGCTTCCGCTGGAGGAACGGACCGCGTCGAACCTGGCGTTCGTCCGCAAGGCAGCCGCGTTGGCAGGGTACGACGTCGCCGCTTCAGCTCCGGCATCCTGA
- a CDS encoding NADPH-dependent F420 reductase has protein sequence MTTIGIIGAGHIGSQVARKAVELGYDVVISNSRGPETLAELVAELGTHSRAATPAEAAAAGDFAVVTVPLRSYQDIPVEPLAGKIVIDTNNYYWERDGRIPELDKGEATTSGLLQKHLPTSKVAKGFNHIMAREIGTDGTPAGTENRRALATASDYPEAAELVANLYDEFGFDTVNIGPLDESWRVERDRPAYVVRQNAAELKDNLAKATRTI, from the coding sequence ATGACAACAATCGGAATCATCGGTGCAGGACACATTGGCAGCCAAGTCGCTCGCAAAGCAGTTGAGCTTGGCTATGACGTAGTGATCAGCAACTCGCGGGGCCCGGAAACGCTGGCGGAACTGGTGGCGGAGCTTGGCACACATTCCCGGGCCGCAACACCGGCCGAGGCAGCGGCGGCAGGCGATTTCGCCGTCGTGACCGTTCCCCTGAGGAGCTACCAGGACATTCCCGTGGAGCCGCTCGCCGGCAAGATTGTGATCGACACGAACAACTATTACTGGGAGCGGGACGGCCGCATCCCCGAGCTGGACAAGGGCGAGGCCACCACGTCGGGCCTGTTGCAGAAACACCTCCCCACGTCCAAGGTGGCCAAGGGTTTCAACCACATCATGGCGAGGGAGATCGGCACCGACGGCACCCCGGCGGGAACAGAAAACCGCCGCGCACTGGCCACCGCCAGCGACTACCCCGAGGCCGCCGAACTCGTGGCGAACCTCTACGACGAGTTCGGCTTCGACACTGTCAACATCGGACCGCTCGATGAGAGCTGGCGCGTGGAGCGTGACCGCCCGGCCTACGTGGTTCGGCAGAACGCCGCCGAGCTCAAGGACAACCTGGCGAAGGCAACGCGCACCATCTGA
- the pyrE gene encoding orotate phosphoribosyltransferase, with the protein MTVASDAATATAAARARLLELIKELAVVRGKVILSSGAEADYYIDLRRITLHHEASKLVGQVMLSMIDDAGIAVECAGGLTMGADPVGTAVMHAAADAGRAVDAFVVRKAQKSYGMGRQVEGPSVEGRNVVVLEDTSTTGGSALTAVEGVRKAGGNVVAVAVIVDRSTGAKEKIEAETGVPYLFAFGKDELGLD; encoded by the coding sequence ATGACTGTCGCCTCTGATGCTGCCACCGCCACTGCCGCTGCCCGTGCCCGCCTCCTTGAATTGATCAAAGAACTGGCGGTCGTCCGCGGCAAGGTGATCCTTTCCAGCGGTGCCGAGGCGGACTACTATATCGACCTGCGGCGCATCACCCTCCACCACGAGGCTTCGAAGCTGGTTGGCCAGGTCATGCTCTCCATGATCGACGACGCCGGAATCGCCGTTGAGTGCGCCGGTGGCCTGACCATGGGCGCGGACCCAGTCGGAACCGCCGTGATGCATGCCGCCGCCGACGCCGGCCGTGCCGTTGATGCCTTCGTGGTGCGCAAGGCGCAGAAGTCCTACGGCATGGGCCGCCAAGTGGAAGGCCCCTCGGTGGAAGGCCGCAACGTCGTGGTTCTCGAGGACACCTCCACCACCGGCGGCTCGGCGCTGACCGCCGTCGAAGGCGTCCGCAAAGCCGGCGGCAACGTGGTGGCCGTGGCCGTCATCGTGGACCGCAGTACTGGCGCCAAGGAAAAGATCGAGGCCGAAACCGGCGTGCC